The following are encoded in a window of Vespa crabro chromosome 2, iyVesCrab1.2, whole genome shotgun sequence genomic DNA:
- the LOC124433027 gene encoding carboxypeptidase A1-like isoform X1, whose protein sequence is MYTYIHTYIHTYIHICIYVYIHTCMLRTGRETTLCHMKRVEVSHRETFETNVRILARIRPKMAFGLTFIIFVVITFDTFIDAGPYGKINEQILNITTYDKDDSLNENQNTESFIINHDKDKSIPIDEYDDEYEDEDEDLEKYRISSRKLSDGDNDRSFSLFGTVESVFSAMANSLNNIVNSMMGTQTKSSVIRGNRVSYRNHQLIRIFPITEEHINELRELRDSEPDDIKFWNEPILNRTTDVVIAPDIVSDVKEYLKGHQIDFKLLISDLQKTINYQNPKMSKEQRADLVTNQGHTMTWRRYHRYGEILRYLEYLAFRYPTMVEIITIGHSYEGLPIKMAKVSTGLKRDGEPKPAIWIDAGMHAREWISVAVATYILSQLVERNSSYTKLLDLSDWIILPVANPDGYEYTHTYDRLWRKTRSYHGDREARYSPSSLFHLMSHYTKWFWSKCEGVDPNRNFGYQWGERNNGGTSLDPCHETYAGPYAFSEPETKAVAEYIMANRQNIRMYLTLHSYAQMWLSPWAYVRESPADYSELTNIARRAVNAIAKVHGTHYQAGPAADLLYPTSGASDDWAKVTAGIKYAYTVELRDRGTYGFLLPATQIVPTGREIWAGIRAIARLVTCNT, encoded by the exons atgtatacatacatacatacatacatacatacatacatacatatatgtatatatgtatacatccATACATGTATGCTGCGAACCGGTCGTGAAACTACTTTATGCCACATGAAGAGAGTCGAAGTCAGTCATCGAGAAACTTTCGAAACGAACGTGCGTATCCTGGCCCGAATCAGGCCCAAGATGGCTTTCGGTCTTACATTCATAATCTTTGTTGTTATCACTTTTGATACATTTATTGATGCTGGACCTTACGGAAAGATCAACGAACAAATACTCAATATTACTACTTACGATAAGGACGATTCATTGAACGAGAATCAAAACACCGAAAG ttttattatcaatcatGACAAGGATAAATCTATACCAATCGATGAATATGACGATGAatatgaggatgaggatgaagatcttgaaaaatatagaatttcaTCGAGAAAATTGTCAGACGGTGACAATGACAGATCATTTTCCTTATTTGGTACAGTTGAATCTGTATTCTCGGCAATGGCAAatagtttaaataatattgtaaatagtATGATGGGAACACAGACGAAGAGTTCAGTTATACGAGGCAACAGAGTTAGTTATAGAAATCATCAATTGATAAGAATATTTCCTATCACTGAGGAACATATCAATGAACTACGTGAGTTAAGGGATTCTGAGCCtgacgatattaaattttggAATGAGCCCATATTGAATag GACAACCGACGTCGTGATCGCACCTGACATTGTCTCGGATgtcaaagaatatttaaagggTCATCAAATCGATTTTAAACTACTGATATCGGATCTACag AAGACGATCAATTATCAAAATCCAAAGATGTCTAAGGAACAACGTGCTGATCTTGTAACCAATCAAGGACATACCATGACTTGGAGACGATATCATCGATATGGGG aaaTCCTTAGATATTTGGAATATCTTGCATTCAGATATCCAACTATGGTAGAAATAATTACTATCGGTCATAGTTATGAAGGATTACCAATAAAAATGGCGAAAGTATCGACTGGCCTTAAACGCGATGGTGAACCAAAACCTGCGATCTGGATCGACGccg GTATGCATGCCCGAGAATGGATCAGTGTTGCCGTTGCAACTTACATTTTAAGTCAATTAGTTGAAAGAAACTCGTCTTATACGAAATTGTTGGACCTTTCGGATTGGATAATATTGCCTGTTGCGAATCCCGACGGATATGagtacacacatacgtatgaTCGACTTTGGAGAAAAACTCGAAGTTATCATGGAGATCGCGAAGCcag ATATTCACCATCGAGTTTGTTTCACTTGATGTCACATTATACCAAATGGTTTTGGTCGAAATGCGAGGGAGTAGATCCAAATAGAAATTTTGGATATCAATGGGGTGAACGTAACAATGGTGGAACTAGTTTGGATCCTTGTCACGAAACTTATGCTGGTCCTTATGCTTTTTCTGAACCTGAAACTAAAGCAGTTGCGGAATATATTATGGCTAATCGCCAGAATATTAG AATGTATTTGACGTTACATTCATATGCACAAATGTGGTTGTCACCTTGGGCTTATGTTAGAGAAAGTCCAGCAGATTATTCGGAGTTAACAAACATAGCTAGAAGAGCTGTGAATGCTATAGCAAAAGTTCATGGTACACATTATCAAGCTGGTCCAGCAGCTGATCTCTTATATCCAACGTCAG gagcATCAGACGATTGGGCCAAAGTTACAGCCGGAATAAAATATGCTTATACCGTTGAACTTCGCGATCGTGGTACTTACGGTTTTCTACTTCCGGCAACACAAATTGTACCAACTGGAAGAGAAATTTGGGCTGGAATACGAGCTATTGCACGTCTAGTTACATGTAACACGTAA
- the LOC124421682 gene encoding trypsin-like: MFTVNESCETKKKKKIKQLIILFKITMMIDVLLLLFLVLNVITCKDIEEFPQRSMMLAQRPTRIVGGKNAEKGLYPWQLSIHWGDPLRKLPQRHICGGSLLTAGWVLTAGHCKTLAPKSGEFLILAGKHKLGILEDTEQSRKVVEVFVYPIYNGTVAPYDIALMKLEFPFELNPFVSTVLLPYPETIPEGEAILTGWGSISRTKLPKNPEILQAATLKILDYNLCKRTLDKSLRHERRNPLDQTNICTGPLDGSLSACKGDSGGPLVSLNAFGQVEIIGIVSWGLFPCGGKNAPSVYTRVSAYITWISWQMLNH, translated from the exons ATGTTTACAGTCAACGAATCGtgcgaaacgaaaaaaaaaaaaaaaataaaacaattaattattttatttaagattACAATGATGATCGatgtgttattgttgttatttctagTTTTAAATGTGATAACGTGTAAAGATATTGAAG AATTTCCACAACGATCAATGATGTTAGCCCAAAGACCAACAAGAATAGTAGGTGGAAAGAATGCAGAAAAAGGATTATATCCTTGGCAATTGTCCATTCATTGGGGTGATCCTTTACGTAAATTACCACAAAGGCACATATGTGGTGGAAGTTTGTTAACAGCAGGCTGGGTATTAACAGCCGGCCATTGTAAAACTTTAGCACCAAAAAGTGGAGAATTTCTTATCTTAGCGGGCAAACATAAGTTGGGTATTCTTGAAGATACCGAACAAAGTAGAAAGGTTGTTGAAGTTTTTGTCTATCCTATATATAACGG aaCTGTAGCACCTTACGACATAGCCTTGATGAAACTGGAATTCCCATTCGAATTGAATCCATTCGTATCAACTGTTCTTTTACCATATCCTGAAACTATTCCCGAAGGAGAAGCTATATTAACCGGTTGGGGAAGTATCAGTAGAACGAAACTTCCAAAAAATCCAGAAATTCTTCAAGCCGccacattgaaaatattagatTACAATTTGTGTAAACGTACGTTGGACAAGAGTTTACGTCACGAACGTCGAAATCCATTAGATCAAACAAATATTTGCACGGGACCGCTCGATGGTAGTTTATCAGCATGCAAG gGAGATTCAGGAGGGCCATTGGTATCGTTAAATGCATTTGGACAAGTAGAAATAATCGGGATAGTTTCATGGGGTCTATTTCCATGCGGTGGTAAAAATGCACCATCGGTTTATACCAGAGTATCAGCATACATCACATGGATCTCCTGGCAAATGTTGAATCATTGA
- the LOC124421683 gene encoding trypsin-1-like, whose translation MLVKFVLATILVIQACWATPLSPRITGGVDAKPGQFPYQVSVRWGVPHLISYRHVCGGTVLNDRYVLTAGHCILKFGSYNVAVGKHYLRRSEETEQDVDVLRTIVHENYDGGIAQNDIALLKLKVPLKLNDRVKVASLPLQDEKQTGNAILSGWGSVSRQVKQVIPPVLQTAVVPLIDNDACLAKLQSVKSIGKKPQLFPTQICSDAGDNENLSACSGDSGGPLVQLKNDIPVVIGIVSWGTVPCGHGMPSVYTRVSSYVKWIENHAI comes from the exons ATGTTAGTCAAATTTGTTCTTGCTACCATCCTGGTAATTCAGG CATGCTGGGCCACACCTTTGAGCCCACGTATCACGGGTGGAGTTGATGCCAAACCAGGCCAATTCCCATATCAAGTATCCGTTCGTTGGGGTGTACCACATTTGATCTCTTACAGACACGTTTGTGGTGGAACTGTCTTAAATGATAGATATGTATTAACCGCTGGACACTGTATCTTGAAGTTTGGATCCTACAATGTTGCAGTTGGTAAACACTATCTTCGACGATCCGAAGAAACAGAACAAGACGTCGATGTTCTAAGGACGATCGTTCACGAAAACTACGATgg AGGAATAGCACAAAATGATATTGCTCTGTTGAAATTGAAAGTACCACTGAAATTAAATGACCGAGTCAAAGTGGCCAGTCTTCCTCTTCAAGATGAAAAACAAACCGGAAATGCAATTCTTTCGGGATGGGGCTCGGTATCGAGACAAGTTAAGCAAGTCATTCCACCCGTTCTTCAAACAGCTGTAGTACCTTTAATAGATAATGATGCATGCTTGGCTAAACTCCAATCCGTTAAATCTATCGGAAAGAAACCACAACTTTTCCCAACTCAAATTTGTTCTGACGCTGGGGATAATGAGAATCTCTCTGCTTGTTCC gGTGACTCTGGTGGTCCATTGGTTCAATTAAAGAATGATATAcctgttgttattggtatcgTCTCATGGGGAACTGTACCATGTGGACATGGCATGCCATCTGTTTATACACGCGTCTCTTCTTACGTGAAATGGATCGAAAACCAtgcgatttaa
- the LOC124421681 gene encoding carboxypeptidase B-like — MVGKKSSYFKRGRKCWWAVIFLVLTLFSLTQNFVDSAAVNRPKREFVIPDWIEIVEESSFDGRSSVRRAVRIREAKVNYDGAQLWRIRPADEQSVLQSNVLTEFEETGLFSFWSVNDTIADIMVKQDAIPRASRILREQKVRYDVVIDDLQKAIDEENPPLSAELMEELEGRKGHRMEWTSYHTLDDIYGYLDFLAQTYPDVCSVMNIGNSAEGRPLKVLRISNGKAGVPALWIDGGIHAREWISPAAVTYIIDYLVENSESLEADYYILPVVNPDGYEYTFTNDRLWRKNRRNYAGSQCTGVDLNRNFGYKWGGMGTSKNPCSDIFAGSGAFSEPETNAIRNFFEASAADFKAYLTFHSYGQYFLYPWGYDRRVPPDYADLDKIGRDAANAMKKADVAQSSYTVGNSATTLYAAAGGSDDWAKAILKIKYSYTIELRDTGLYGFVLPARYIVPTAKEALAAVQVITEACKLL; from the exons ATGGTTGGAAAGAAGAGTTCTTAttttaaaagaggaagaaaatgttGGTGGgctgttatttttcttgttttgacattattttcattgacaCAAAACTTCGTCGACTCGGCCGCTGTTAATCGTCCTAAAAGGGAATTCGTTATACCTGATTGGATCGAGATCGTTGAAGAATCATCTTTCGATGGGAGATCGAGCGTTCGCAGAGCTGTGAGAATTCGTGAGGCTAAAGTTAATTACGATGGGGCTCAATTGTGGAGGATTCGGCCTGCCGACGAACAATCTGTTCTCCAATCGAACGTTCTTACTGAGTTTGAGGAAACTGGAC TATTCTCATTCTGGTCCGttaacgatactatcgctGACATAATGGTCAAGCAAGATGCAATACCAAGAGCATCAAGAATTTTGAGAGAGCAAAAAGTTCGATATGACGTTGTTATCGATGATCTACAGAAAGCTATAGACGAAGAAAATCCACCACTGTCGGCCGAATTAATGGAGGAATTAGAGGGACGCAAAG GTCATAGAATGGAATGGACGAGTTATCATACACTCGACGATATCTATGGATATCTCGATTTCTTAGCACAAACTTATCCAGACGTTTGTTCTGTCATGAACATTGGCAATTCTGCTGAAGGCAGACCTTTGAAG GTTCTTAGGATTAGTAATGGAAAGGCTGGTGTTCCAGCATTATGGATCGATGGTGGTATCCATGCCAGAGAATGGATATCTCCAGCAGCTGTAACTTACATCATTGATTATCTCGTTGAAAATAGCGAGTCTCTAGAGGctgattattatatacttccTGTTGTCAATCCAGacgg atacgaATATACATTCACGAATGATCGTCTCTGGCGAAAAAATAGACGAAATTATGCAGGTAGTCAGTGCACTGGTGTAGATCTCAATCGTAATTTCGGATACAAGTGGGGCGGAATGGGTACTAGTAAAAATCCTTGTAGCGATATCTTTGCTGGATCTGGTGCATTTTCCGAACCGGAAACAAATGCAATCAGGAATTTCTTCGAGGCCAGTGCGGCTGATTTTAAG gCATACTTAACGTTCCACAGTTATGGTCAGTATTTCTTATATCCATGGGGTTATGATCGTCGTGTCCCACCAGATTACGCTGATCTTGACAAAATCGGCCGTGATGCTGCAAATGCAATGAAAAAGGCAGACGTAGCTCAGAGTTCGTATACAGTTGGTAACAGTGCAACGACTTTGTATGCAGCAGCAGGTGGATCCGATGATTGGGCAAAggctatattaaaaatcaaatattcttATACAATTGAATTGAGAGATACAGGGCTTTATGGTTTTGTTCTACCAGCACGTTATATCGTTCCTACTGCTAAAGAAGCATTAGCTGCTGTGCAAGTTATAACTGAAGCTTgcaaattgttataa
- the LOC124422281 gene encoding transmembrane protease serine 9-like: MMKLILFATLFVVALAEKPYLGFNLPLFSPRIVGGENANKGEFPYQVSLQWGLTSSRLQHFCGGSILNEKWILTAGHCIIAVPSFGTFVVKAGKHNIRSIENTERTSKVKRTIVHKSYPGGVAPYDIALVELQTPLSFNNNISPVNLPNSGEIPTGNVLLSGWGSISKSSIAEMPDILQKANLPLINISTCHKALNDLIGPSPLDDTNVCTGPLTGGYSACSGDSGGPLVKKSNGETKLIGIVSWGIIPCGTTGAPSVYTRVSAFKDWILENIKKPYPGFKSPSFSPRMISGADAKKGEFPYQVSLQWGLTVSRLQHFCGGAIINENWILTAGHCILSVPRYGKFFIKAGKYNIRSIENTEQSIEVEKAIIHESYIGGVAPYDIALLKLKTPLILSYTISPVNLPVNGSTPKPYLKPFFSGWGSVSSASFTEMADNLQKANPTILSFYKCDERLKNLIGSSPLHVTNICTESLNDVNPCSGDSGGPLVYKNSAKLPEIIGIVSWGIQPCGTRNAPSIYTLVSAFSEWIQTNINKN; this comes from the exons ATGATGAAACTCATTCTCTTCGCAACACTTTTCGTGGTGGCTCTTGCCG aGAAGCCCTATTTAGGCTTCAACTTGCCCTTATTTTCCCCACGTATCGTTGGTGGAGAAAATGCAAATAAAGGAGAATTTCCCTATCAAGTATCCTTGCAATGGGGTTTAACTTCTTCTAGACTACAACATTTCTGCGGTGGATCGATCCTAAACGAAAAATGGATTTTAACTGCTGGACATTGTATTATAGCTGTTCCAAGTTTCGGAACGTTCGTTGTAAAAGCCGGAAAACATAATATTCGTTCCATCGAAAATACGGAACGAACTAGTAAAGTAAAAAGGACTATCGTACATAAATCCTATCCTGG TGGCGTTGCTCCTTACGATATAGCTCTTGTCGAACTACAGACACCTTTGTCCTTCAACAACAACATATCCCCAGTAAATTTACCAAACTCTGGAGAAATACCAACCGGTAATGTCCTTCTCAGTGGTTGGGGATCAATATCGAAATCTTCTATCGCAGAAATGCCCGATATTTTGCAAAAAGCGAATCTCCCACTCATCAATATAAGTACATGTCATAAAGCATTAAATGATTTGATTGGACCATCACCTCTTGACGACACCAATGTTTGCACTGGTCCCTTGACCGGAGGATATTCAGCTTGCAGT GGTGATTCTGGTGGCCCTCTCGTTAAGAAATCTAACGGGGAAACTAAATTAATTGGTATCGTTTCTTGGGGTATCATACCATGTGGTACTACTGGTGCACCATCCGTCTACACGAGAGTTTCCGCATTCAAGGATTGGATCCTAGAGAATATTA AGAAGCCTTATCCGGGTTTTAAGTCGCCCTCATTTTCACCACGTATGATTAGTGGAGCAGATGCAAAAAAAGGTGAATTTCCTTATCAAGTTTCCTTGCAATGGGGTTTAACTGTTTCTAGGCTACAACACTTTTGCGGTGGAGCGATCATAAACGAGAATTGGATTCTAACTGCCGGACATTGTATTTTGTCTGTACCACGTTACGGCAAGTTCTTTATAAAAGctggaaaatataatattcgttcTATCGAAAATACGGAACAAAGTATTGAAGTAGAAAAGGCCATCATACATGAATCCTACATTGG tGGCGTTGCTCCCTACGACATAGCTTTGCTAAAACTAAAAACACCATTGATATTGAGCTATACAATATCCCCAGTGAATTTACCAGTAAATGGAAGCACACCAAAGCCATATTTAAAGCCTTTTTTCAGCGGTTGGGGATCCGTATCGTCTGCTTCTTTCACAGAAATGGCTGATAATTTGCAAAAAGCAAATCCTACgattctatctttttataaatgtgATGAACGCTTGAAAAATCTGATTGGATCATCGCCTCTTCACGTAACCAATATTTGCACTGAGTCCTTGAACGACGTCAATCCTTGCAGT GGTGATTCTGGTGGTCCACTCGTTTATAAGAATTCTGCTAAATTACCTGAAATAATTGGTATAGTTTCATGGGGTATTCAACCATGTGGTACTCGTAATGCACCATCCATCTATACCCTAGTTTCTGCATTCTCTGAATGGATCCAaaccaatattaataaaaattaa
- the LOC124433027 gene encoding carboxypeptidase A1-like isoform X2: MYTYIHTYIHTYIHICIYVYIHTCMLRTGRETTLCHMKRVEVSHRETFETNVRILARIRPKMAFGLTFIIFVVITFDTFIDAGPYGKINEQILNITTYDKDDSLNENQNTESFIINHDKDKSIPIDEYDDEYEDEDEDLEKYRISSRKLSDGDNDRSFSLFGTVESVFSAMANSLNNIVNSMMGTQTKSSVIRGNRVSYRNHQLIRIFPITEEHINELRELRDSEPDDIKFWNEPILNRTTDVVIAPDIVSDVKEYLKGHQIDFKLLISDLQTINYQNPKMSKEQRADLVTNQGHTMTWRRYHRYGEILRYLEYLAFRYPTMVEIITIGHSYEGLPIKMAKVSTGLKRDGEPKPAIWIDAGMHAREWISVAVATYILSQLVERNSSYTKLLDLSDWIILPVANPDGYEYTHTYDRLWRKTRSYHGDREARYSPSSLFHLMSHYTKWFWSKCEGVDPNRNFGYQWGERNNGGTSLDPCHETYAGPYAFSEPETKAVAEYIMANRQNIRMYLTLHSYAQMWLSPWAYVRESPADYSELTNIARRAVNAIAKVHGTHYQAGPAADLLYPTSGASDDWAKVTAGIKYAYTVELRDRGTYGFLLPATQIVPTGREIWAGIRAIARLVTCNT; this comes from the exons atgtatacatacatacatacatacatacatacatacatacatatatgtatatatgtatacatccATACATGTATGCTGCGAACCGGTCGTGAAACTACTTTATGCCACATGAAGAGAGTCGAAGTCAGTCATCGAGAAACTTTCGAAACGAACGTGCGTATCCTGGCCCGAATCAGGCCCAAGATGGCTTTCGGTCTTACATTCATAATCTTTGTTGTTATCACTTTTGATACATTTATTGATGCTGGACCTTACGGAAAGATCAACGAACAAATACTCAATATTACTACTTACGATAAGGACGATTCATTGAACGAGAATCAAAACACCGAAAG ttttattatcaatcatGACAAGGATAAATCTATACCAATCGATGAATATGACGATGAatatgaggatgaggatgaagatcttgaaaaatatagaatttcaTCGAGAAAATTGTCAGACGGTGACAATGACAGATCATTTTCCTTATTTGGTACAGTTGAATCTGTATTCTCGGCAATGGCAAatagtttaaataatattgtaaatagtATGATGGGAACACAGACGAAGAGTTCAGTTATACGAGGCAACAGAGTTAGTTATAGAAATCATCAATTGATAAGAATATTTCCTATCACTGAGGAACATATCAATGAACTACGTGAGTTAAGGGATTCTGAGCCtgacgatattaaattttggAATGAGCCCATATTGAATag GACAACCGACGTCGTGATCGCACCTGACATTGTCTCGGATgtcaaagaatatttaaagggTCATCAAATCGATTTTAAACTACTGATATCGGATCTACag ACGATCAATTATCAAAATCCAAAGATGTCTAAGGAACAACGTGCTGATCTTGTAACCAATCAAGGACATACCATGACTTGGAGACGATATCATCGATATGGGG aaaTCCTTAGATATTTGGAATATCTTGCATTCAGATATCCAACTATGGTAGAAATAATTACTATCGGTCATAGTTATGAAGGATTACCAATAAAAATGGCGAAAGTATCGACTGGCCTTAAACGCGATGGTGAACCAAAACCTGCGATCTGGATCGACGccg GTATGCATGCCCGAGAATGGATCAGTGTTGCCGTTGCAACTTACATTTTAAGTCAATTAGTTGAAAGAAACTCGTCTTATACGAAATTGTTGGACCTTTCGGATTGGATAATATTGCCTGTTGCGAATCCCGACGGATATGagtacacacatacgtatgaTCGACTTTGGAGAAAAACTCGAAGTTATCATGGAGATCGCGAAGCcag ATATTCACCATCGAGTTTGTTTCACTTGATGTCACATTATACCAAATGGTTTTGGTCGAAATGCGAGGGAGTAGATCCAAATAGAAATTTTGGATATCAATGGGGTGAACGTAACAATGGTGGAACTAGTTTGGATCCTTGTCACGAAACTTATGCTGGTCCTTATGCTTTTTCTGAACCTGAAACTAAAGCAGTTGCGGAATATATTATGGCTAATCGCCAGAATATTAG AATGTATTTGACGTTACATTCATATGCACAAATGTGGTTGTCACCTTGGGCTTATGTTAGAGAAAGTCCAGCAGATTATTCGGAGTTAACAAACATAGCTAGAAGAGCTGTGAATGCTATAGCAAAAGTTCATGGTACACATTATCAAGCTGGTCCAGCAGCTGATCTCTTATATCCAACGTCAG gagcATCAGACGATTGGGCCAAAGTTACAGCCGGAATAAAATATGCTTATACCGTTGAACTTCGCGATCGTGGTACTTACGGTTTTCTACTTCCGGCAACACAAATTGTACCAACTGGAAGAGAAATTTGGGCTGGAATACGAGCTATTGCACGTCTAGTTACATGTAACACGTAA